tgactttttcaaACAGAAAACTATTTAACCatgttttctatattttttcttatgaCTTTAATGAAGTTTAAGCACGTTTGTACCATGCCTCATTAAAACAAAGTCCCAAACATACACTAGTTCAATCCGATGCTTTAGGGGTGCATTTGTAATAAACCTGGAAAAcataaaatcatataaaagCATTGCGTGATATTATATAGCGAATAGTCCATATATATTATTCGAACTAAGTACAACATATTTAGATCTTTACATGATTGCTTCTGGTCTTGCTGATGCAATAGCAAAAACTTTCCACATTACTTTTacattaatgacgtcattatcgaGATCTTTCATCCCCCACAATTTCTTGACGTCATTCAAATATTGCAACAGAATATCATCTTCAACAATTTGTATTTGGAGACTTCAGATATTCATTGTATCCTGACCAAGTGCTTAACAGCTCAGCAACCTTGTCTAGACTTTGCTCAAGCACAAATTTGCACACTTTTGGTTCAAAAGTTTTCTCTGCACTTTACTAATTTTAACGTCAGTCACGTTCTGTTGTTGCAACGCACTGCTAAAACAGATATCGTAGGGTTTTTGAtcagtattttgttttatgaattGTCGTATTATGGCAGCATAGGGCGGCTTTGGAAGCATGTTAGTAAAGCAGCAGAAGTGACGCTTTTAAAACCTTTACACATATTTGGTGATATTTCATGTTACCCTTGCGGTTGCTGTCGTGAACATGCCGCGTGTAAATTTAGATTCGACAAGAATACaatagtttattataattagcCTCTTACAGAAACTAGACAGCAAGATCAAAATATTAAGCTGAGTCTTTACCTATACGGGGTATATACTGTTAAAAGTTTATTCTAAGcatgtttaactaaaaataatgttgGGGTACAAACAGCTTcatgtataattaaaaaaacaactaccGAATTCTCGTGTTTATAAATGCTATATTAACGAAATGGTAAAATAGTTTCAATgttgcatttataaaaatatttgatgcaTAGTCTTCGTGTTTTAGGGGATTCACCGCTAGGAAAACCACAGTTCCGCCTTTCGCGTTtcctttatttatatttttacgtAATCTGTGGTAATTATTATGCTTGAGAGAATTTCAAAACAGAGGTGAATTACCTGGTGTTTGCTCGCGTACCTTTTGTAATACTTTACTCAACGTTTTGGTCATTTAATAGGTTTCGACAGCACCTGACACACATAGAGCAGTCAAATAAAAGATAAGAGAGGAAAATTACACcaagttaaagttataaaatatagactttattatgtgtTAATTTTGGATTGAAAATAACTACATACCAGCTTGGTCAGCACTTTTTTCCGCACATTTTCCAAATTAATTATCAACACGAATGACtaacatttttcaaaagaaAACTATATAGAAAGACAAGCAAATACGCCTTGATTAAAAGCTGTACCTAATTCTACAaggtaaatgtttttgttgcagTGCAAATTGAATAAGAAAGCTTAATTGGGAACAGATCTACACATGAAAATGTCTTCATCTAAGTTTCTAAGCTGTGATGGACATTTTGACTTCATCATGGACATGCTTGTCAAGTAAAATGCTTATGTTTTACCTCAAAGCCATAAAATgcagtattttttttgtgattaaCCTAACTTAACAAAACACCTTTTGATTGCTAGTTAAAATTCCTAACCACTAAAACCCTAACGTACTGCCTAATCTGTAAAGTCACGGGTTCTTTACTAGTACCCaactttgtttaattcttATCTTTGATTTCGTGTGGTTGTCTGGTCAGCTTCTCAATACtggtaccattgtgggtgtgtgtatccttgggtaagacacttaactgttATAGGTCCAAACCAGTTGTCTCTAATTACCCACAATCTTctaaaaaaacagacaatCTTATTTGTATTACAATGACTGTCACTTACCGTCACGCGAGAATACGTAAGTGCCATTTAATTAGtaataagttactttttatttttaggcaaCGAAGCAATAAacgttattgtgacgtcacactggtAGCAGAAGGACAAAAATATCCTGCACATCGAGCAATTCTAGCTGCAAGTAGCAATTATTTTGACACTATGTTCAGTAGTCAGGTAAGAATCATGTCCACAGTTACCTATTATACCAATGATCTTGTTACCGTAATCAACTCAAAGTAAGCAGAAAATTTAGTGTAAATTTGCTGAACTATGAAAAGTAACCTCTTTACCAAGTTTTGTTTGCATTATAGATGAAAGAGGAATTTGAAAGAGTGATCAAAATAAAAGAAGTAACAAAAGTTGCAATGGAGCAAGTGATCACTTTCATTTATAcgaacaaagttttattatcGGAGGAAAATATTGATGAAGTTTTGCATGCAGCTTCACTGATGCAAGTACAAGGTGATATTTGGCATAATTTCCTTGGTAAGGGAATAAACGACCCCCATGTATACAAACACATAGCTGGCACAGACATGGtgtcttattttttaaagcgccgtggcaaagtggtaatgggttcaaggctcgtcgctgctaccattgtcggcgtatgtgtccttgggaaagacacttaacggcaattgcttctaccaagtggtcactaatgggttgtccaaattatcagccatatataaaaagtgaataaaaataatcacacacaaaagcaacatacgtggtaactcataagctggcacgaggtgtatggatacccatgttataatgactatcgttttccggccactcgagaataaagcaagttatattcattttattcttcttgtgttcacttacaagttaccatgtatgcgaCTTTatgggtggttgtttttttgtattgttggCAATTTTTGAACGACCCATTACGGACCACTGAGTTAAAGCAGTGACCTTTAAATGCCATGCTTAAGTACATGTCACGGACCGTAGACAAGGAAGCATCGAAATGTGTACCTTTTGTTACGATGCAAGTGCCTAGCCACTgatgtaatataaaataataatttaaaaaattatcttGCTGTACTTCGTATAATGTTATCCTAGCCTTACATAACTGTTTTTCATAGATCTACTTGCTTTAGTTATTCAATTTCTCTCGAATGAAATCTGTCCATTGAATTGTTTGCATTACCGTCAACTTGGTAAGTTGTATTCTCTCAATGATCTTGTATTGGAATGTGATCGGTGCATTTGTGAAAATTTCGACCAAGTTTCAActcaacaaaagttttttgaaaTGGATGAAGTGGAAATGGAGAAATTAATTTCTTCTGATGAATTGGTGGTAAGacaatgtgtttaatattgtgttaaaattaAGGAAGTAACAAGATTAAgataactttattattatatcaGCAAACCTATTtcattttacataaaacatgttttgtttactatgtTTATACTTTCTAAGACTCTCATCACATCTCATCCTGGTTTTTTCTTGACATTTGATTTTTATGTGCGGACTTTACCGACCAGAAGCGACAAGCTAAATTTATGACTTTTTGCTCCTAGATAGAGTCTGAGGAAGTTGTTTATGAGTGTATGGTTGGTTGGGTGAAACATCATCTTCAGAcaagaaaacaatatttcccAACTCTGTTCAAACATCTAAGATTGCAATATGTGAGACTTGATTATTTATCCAGGAACATCAAAAAAGAGGTTTAACTTGTTTCTTCTACCTGGTGGTGTTCTTgttcatttactttttattaaaggGACTTGTCCGTGAATTTCTTGATTGCAGAGATTTGGTTGAAgatgctttttattttcatgtaaAACCAGATTTGTTTGAAAAACAGAAACCAAGAAAAAGTTGCTACCCATGCAAAGGTTAGCTCAATGTTGCTTTAattttgtcatattttaaacaaggtTAACATTACAGAACTTATATTTATTCCAAACAAGCAGCAAAACATAGCGAGTTACAATATGACTGAAAAGAAATGGTCATCACTGCAAGTAAGTGTAGATCGGGTTGTAGTTGGTCTGTAAACTTAGATTTAAACTTACCAGGTTGTTGGTGAATCTGAGCAACATGTGATGTTTATTGGCCATGATGAGATGGTGTATTGCTTTGGTTACATCTATGAAAATGGTGCT
This DNA window, taken from Ciona intestinalis unplaced genomic scaffold, KH HT000138.1, whole genome shotgun sequence, encodes the following:
- the LOC100175794 gene encoding kelch-like protein 12 isoform X2 is translated as MKMSSSKFLSCDGHFDFIMDMLVKQRSNKRYCDVTLVAEGQKYPAHRAILAASSNYFDTMFSSQMKEEFERVIKIKEVTKVAMEQVITFIYTNKVLLSEENIDEVLHAASLMQVQDLLALVIQFLSNEICPLNCLHYRQLGKLYSLNDLVLECDRCICENFDQVSTQQKFFEMDEVEMEKLISSDELVIESEEVVYECMVGWVKHHLQTRKQYFPTLFKHLRLQYVRLDYLSRNIKKEGLVREFLDCRDLVEDAFYFHVKPDLFEKQKPRKSCYPCKELIFIPNKQQNIASYNMTEKKWSSLQVVGESEQHVMFIGHDEMVYCFGYIYENGAYKTNISKRFNGIKWENLAPMVNRHSEAAVASIEGEIFVFGGLSDVQGNVVYFANTIIKYNPINNTWVKVGRPNSFQTKASAVGVGDVAYLCGGYEQGNGGQRNTTTVCAKVEVYDSVSKTWKAGNNMLEGRASCAVVHFDGKIFVFGGYGSNNTLLTSGEFMNIADGVWTMLTNNIPFQLGEVSACCVGHHVAMYGSSKPGHIALYNTNNGEWKTFVEEGQNLFNGRGCLMAK
- the LOC100175794 gene encoding kelch-like protein 12 isoform X3, which produces MKMSSSKFLSCDGHFDFIMDMLVKQRSNKRYCDVTLVAEGQKYPAHRAILAASSNYFDTMFSSQMKEEFERVIKIKEVTKVAMEQVITFIYTNKVLLSEENIDEVLHAASLMQVQDLLALVIQFLSNEICPLNCLHYRQLGKLYSLNDLVLECDRCICENFDQVSTQQKFFEMDEVEMEKLISSDELVIESEEVVYECMVGWVKHHLQTRKQYFPTLFKHLRLQYVRLDYLSRNIKKEGLVREFLDCRDLVEDAFYFHVKPDLFEKQKPRKSCYPCKELIFIPNKQQNIASYNMTEKKWSSLQVVGESEQHVMFIGHDEMVYCFGYIYENGAYKTNISKRFNGIKWENLAPMVNRHSEAAVASIEGEIFVFGGLSDVQGNVVYFANTIIKYNPINNTWVKVGRPNSFQTKASAVGVGDVAYLCGGYEQGNGGQRNTTTVCAKVEVYDSVSKTWKAGNNMLEGRASCAVVHFDGKIFVFGGYGSNNTLLTSGEFMNIADGVWTMLTNNIPFQLGEVSACCVGHHVAMYGSSKPGHIALYNTNNGEWRTFVEEGQNLFNGRGCLMAK
- the LOC100175794 gene encoding kelch-like protein 12 isoform X4 → MKMSSSKFLSCDGHFDFIMDMLVKQRSNKRYCDVTLVAEGQKYPAHRAILAASSNYFDTMFSSQMKEEFERVIKIKEVTKVAMEQVITFIYTNKVLLSEENIDEVLHAASLMQVQDLLALVIQFLSNEICPLNCLHYRQLGKLYSLNDLVLECDRCICENFDQVSTQQKFFEMDEVEMEKLISSDELVIESEEVVYECMVGWVKHHLQTRKQYFPTLFKHLRLQYVRLDYLSRNIKKEGLVREFLDCRDLVEDAFYFHVKPDLFEKQKPRKSCYPCKELIFIPNKQQNIASYNMTEKKWSSLQVVGESEQHVMFIGHDEMVYCFGYIYENGAYKTNISKRFNGIKWENLAPMVNRHSEAAVASIEGEIFVFGGLSDVQGNVVYFANTIIKYNPINNTWVKVGRPNSFQTKASAVGVGDVAYLCGGYEQVHGGQKNTTTVCAKVEVYDSVSKTSTVRNNMLEGRASCAVVHFDGKIFVFGGYGSNHTLLTSGEFMNIADGVWTMLTNNIPFQLGEVSACCVDDHIAMCGSSKPGHIALYNTNNGEWRTFVEEGQNLFNGRGCLMAK
- the LOC100175794 gene encoding kelch-like protein 12 isoform X5; amino-acid sequence: MKMSSSKFLSCDGHFDFIMDMLVKQRSNKRYCDVTLVAEGQKYPAHRAILAASSNYFDTMFSSQMKEEFERVIKIKEVTKVAMEQVITFIYTNKVLLSEENIDEVLHAASLMQVQDLLALVIQFLSNEICPLNCLHYRQLGKLYSLNDLVLECDRCICENFDQVSTQQKFFEMDEVEMEKLISSDELVIESEEVVYECMVGWVKHHLQTRKQYFPTLFKHLRLQYVRLDYLSRNIKKEGLVREFLDCRDLVEDAFYFHVKPDLFEKQKPRKSCYPCKELIFIPNKQQNIASYNMTEKKWSSLQVVGESEQHVMFIGHDEMVYCFGYIYENGAYKTNISKRFNGIKWENLAPMVNRHSEAAVASIEGEIFVFGGLSDVQGNVVYFANTIIKYNPINNTWVKVGRPNSFQTKASAVGVGDVAYLCGGYEQVHGGQKNTTTVCAKVEVYDSVSKTSTVRNNMLEGRASCAVVHFDGKIFVFGGYGSNHTLLTSGEFMNIADGVWTMLTNNIPFQLGEVSACCVDDHIAMCGSSKPGHIALYNTNNGEWKTFVEEGQNLFNGRGCLMAK
- the LOC100175794 gene encoding kelch-like protein 12 isoform X1; amino-acid sequence: MKMSSSKFLSCDGHFDFIMDMLVKQRSNKRYCDVTLVAEGQKYPAHRAILAASSNYFDTMFSSQMKEEFERVIKIKEVTKVAMEQVITFIYTNKVLLSEENIDEVLHAASLMQVQDLLALVIQFLSNEICPLNCLHYRQLGKLYSLNDLVLECDRCICENFDQVSTQQKFFEMDEVEMEKLISSDELVIESEEVVYECMVGWVKHHLQTRKQYFPTLFKHLRLQYVRLDYLSRNIKKEGLVREFLDCRDLVEDAFYFHVKPDLFEKQKPRKSCYPCKELIFIPNKQQNIASYNMTEKKWSSLQVVGESEQHVMFIGHDEMVYCFGYIYENGAYKTNISKRFNGIKWENLAPMVNRHSEAAVASIEGEIFVFGGLSDVQGNVVYFANTIIKYNPINNTWVKVGRPNSFQTKASAVGVGDVAYLCGGYEQGNGGQRNTTTVCAKVEVYDSVSKTWKAGNNMLEGRASCAVVHFDGKIFVFGGYGSNNTLLTSGEFMNIADGVWTMLTNNIPFQLGEVSACCVGHHVAMYGSSKPGHIVLYNTNNDEWKIFVEEGQNLFNGRGCLMAK